TAACTCTAACTATATATATACTCtcctaaatcctaatcctagttaacttgtttgttcattcacctaataattttgattttgtgTTTTTCTTGCAAATTTACGTATCTTTTTACTCGTTAGATCATGAAGCCACAACAGCCTGCGGCAATGGGAATTCCCGTGGGTCAGGGAACCGCCCCATTTGCACCCCTGAATCAACCAGCCGCTGCTGTTGCGGACTTCTCTACTGGTCTTTGCGATTGTTTCTCCGATATTGACCTATGTAAGTACCCATTTTTATGCTTATAGGCCGGTTGTATTTCCTccaatttttaatactcgcaacgtttgtttattttacactattcacctattctatttttgactattgttggtgatttatacgtaagataaaacataatcacgtaggatcttgttagattcgtctcaatttgtattttcaaaatattaacttgttaTAATTTTTATCCCCATTGGGCCTTTGGGGGTCCCTCTCACATTTTTTTCCTCTTTCCTTGCATTAATACATTAATGATAGTAGCTCgtaaattaaaattatattacaCCCTCTCACATTCTCGTGGACATAAGCAGGTTGCTTGACTTGTTGGTGTCCATGCATTACTTTTGGACGGATAGCGGAGATAGTTGACAAAGGTTCCTCATGTAAGTATCACTATTTCCGACGTTGATGAATCTTTAAAaatccgattttttttttttaataatactaCCTCCATCCCTAACTAATATTTTGTGTACATTTGATCCTAAAATGTAGCATGTGGAACAAGCGGGGCATTATATTCACTAATTATGGGCCTAACTATGTGCCAATGGATATATTCGTGTACATATCGTACAAAATTGAAGGCACAACTCGGAATGCAAGAGAATAATTGTGGAGATTGTTGTACCCATTTTTGGTGTGAGCCTTGTGCGTTAGTTCAAGAGTACCGTGAGCTTCAACGCCTTGGCTATGATCTTGCCCTTGGTAATGCtctatttatatatataattaaccatatatattactaattaattaaattactaataATTCATTTTTGAATTATGTTGTTAATTGTAGGTTGGCATGGTAATATGGAGAGGCAAAATCAGGGAATTGTGATGCCTCCATCAGTGCCAGGTGGCATGACCCGATAAGTCAGATGACATGACTTTATGGGCACGCAGTCATGCACGCTTGTGACTTAGGCCGGAGCTCACTCGATCGAGTTAAAAAGTTGTATattaatcaaataaataaacaaatgaaTGTATATGTAAATTTGTTTGTACTTTTGGTTGGTCTATTTGATTTTCTATCATTTGGAGCTTGGATGATTTGTTGTTTAAGTTGCTTGCTTTGGTCTTATTTATGAGGATATGAACTTGTGTAAACAATTATCTTCCATGTTGTAATATTTCAAGTATTTTTTTTCATGGGAGGATCAATGAATGAACTTTATCTTTATTTTAGAAATTGTTGAGTGAATTAAGCCCTTTTCaatgaaaaaaaagaagtaGAATGAGTCTTTTTGTATGGTCTAGTGTGGTCgctataatgaaaataaatgaaatttatacttcgtataaaaattacaaaatgtcacgtgttgatgcaaTATCGAACGATAAATcattaaattcaaattccaatgaAGAATTTATGTcgtatctttaaaacaattttgCTCCCTTAATGTATATTTTAGACATGTTTTGTTCATCTTATTTCTACTCATTTCAGACGCCTAGTAAGTCACCATAGCTTGATTGAGTAGAGATGTTAAGCAAATACCTTAAATACAGATCAAGGTCATGAAATGAAATATAATGGAGTCAAATTAAGATGTTGCTTTGAGTACCATGGCCGGTTATTAGGCTGTGCAACCAACCCAACAACACAGGGCCCCCAACTTTTTGGGGCCCCAAAATCCAAATATTtatttagtataaataaaatttagaaCAAAATCAACTTTCAAGATGAAGAAAACAAGGCAAGTGAAGGAGGCGCCAGAGGTCAGGTGTTCGATTAGGCTAACCTCTATTTGTGAGTTAGTTAGATTTTCTAAAAATAATTCTCGTTAGTTTTTGCTCTTGATTTATTGGCTTCTTCAATAAGAAACCCGCGCAATCTTCTAAGTTTCAATAAAACACATACCTGGATGGCAAAAAAAGAGTTCATTTGACTGTTTGAGAGTCTAGAGAGGACTAGGGGAGGgaacttaaaattacccataTTTATGGAAAATTTTAATGTTGTGTAACACCCATTATGAAAGTCAGAAAGTCCAATAATTTATGGCACAAGAGGGCAAGCGCAGAGCACTTGCCAACTTGCCATGTGTTCAAATTCAAACCCTAATGTCTTtgttaaagaaaaaaaacttcGAAACTATTAATGGCGGAAACTATGGGCAACAACTTCAATTATAAGTGTCTTATCAAATTTCGGGTGTCATCCCATAATTTTTGGGTCAATCATTTTATACAGTCGTGTATCcttttctgaaagttctttatgcTTTATAATATGTGTCCAAAATATGAAATTTTTTActataaattctcactattattaTACATCAAACATTACCACGTGCCTTATTAAATTCGTCTCGTTATTTACTTTCAAAatatctactccctccgtttctttttgttgtatccatttCCTTTTTAGTCGTTTCATAATGTTGTATCCACTTAGAatcttttctatttttggacatacatttttttctaaaatacccttacatttcaatctaattaccaaaatacctaaagattctacccatattcccacctaattttccccacctataatatttaatcaatttattttcccaacctccattattaaattaatattccCTTCCCATcactttcactctctctcctccctctctTTTCTGttttccctctctctcctccctcatgttttcactctctctcctccctccctCTTCTGATGCGTCTCCCCTCCCTCCTCCCTCAAaaatttcactctctctcctccctctttCTTCTGATGCGCCTCCCCTCCCTCCCTCTTCTAATTTCATATCTCTCCTCCCTCAAatttttcactctctctcctcccaaaacCTCTTTTGTAGATTTCCgccgcaaccaccaccaccaccaccaccacacctcCGCCGCCTTTGTGTTTCCACCACCATCTCTGGAAAAAAACTCTATATTAAGGCTTTAGAGGGTGAAATTCGACCTTAAAaattctagatctagagttttcatggtcgaatttgatCTCTAAATCTTCAAAATCTTGGATTTATGGTAaaattgttgatttttattttattttgtagaTTTTTGTGGTTCAAAAGTCGATTTTCTGTTGGTTGATTTTGTTcgaatttgttgatttttgggttgattttttgCGTTGATTTTTGGTTGCTTTTTGGGTTcgaatttgttgattttttgttgCTTTTTGGGTTcgaatttgttgatttttggATTGATTTTGGTTGCTTTTTGGGTTCAAATTTGTtcgattttttgttgaatttcttggttgaattcttgatttatttgtttgaatttttgttcgaatttctgggttgaattttgtgttgatttttggattgatttttggattttttggtttcaaatttgttgattttttgggttgatttcttgaattttgttggtttttttgggttgagtttctgggttgaatttctgggttgaattcttgattttttttgtttgaatttttgttctaatttatgggttgaatttttgttgatttttgagttgatttttttgttgtttttttttaaaatttctgggtttgaatttttattcgaatttccagattgaatttttttgttgatCGTTGTTCGAATTCCGGTAAACAAATTTGTGGTGAGAAAATctgattattttattaataataatacaatATCTCCCCTTTAcactaattatttattgctttctctctccttcttttaTTCCAATcacttacacacaatcatttctcttacacccaatcattacacttatacccatacaaaccaagattctatttttcttaaaaacccaACTTGATTCCATATGGATACAACAtttagaaatggagggagtactttttagatttttttttctcataCAAAATTGAATATCTTGTGATTAAATATtacattggagtccgtgcaaatagtgattgcaaacttaaaaaaaatggaggtattataatttaaaacatCAACTATATATATCATCTTaccacatactccctccgttcctaaataagtgtccactTTGGACATTTACGCGGGATTTAATAAAACTGAGTTgtgtgtaagaggtaatgattaggaatgtgtttttttgggaaaggaaaaattagataattgtttattgataaagtacaaataaaagtggatgtagtgattgaaaagtgggaaaagtgtagaatgtgtaagaaaaattaataatgatttatggaaaagtgagaaaagtatgtggaaaagtgggaaaagtgtatgaaaaagtggaaaaagtatatgttcaaaaatggaaagtggacacttataagggaacgctATTTTTGGAAGGTGGatacttatttaggaacggagggagtactatatataatcaaaatttatttgttGTCATCATAATCGTACTTGAGAATCTTCATCATACAAGTATACAACCGAGGTACAACCGTACAAGTATACAGGCCGAGGTACAAcgaaatcatgaaaatcaaaatgTCGTAACTAAAAGAGGACAATATGTGTACTCTGTATAAAAAAATGTCTAGACGGTGAATACGctgttactccgtatttatcAATCATAACCAATAAATGTTCCTAAATGTTTTGTGCCTTGTGGCCGGAAATGCTACCACCTTTGGTTAGGAAAGGCACGTGAATGAGGGATTCTCCTTACCATTTTCCGCTATTCTAACTCATAGTGTCTGGTCCGCTAACTCACATCGAATTGACCTAAAAGAAATTTAGGTTTGATAGATCGAACCCTTTAACTTACCTTTAAATAACGTATAGGCCATAGTGGTTATTTAATAATTGGTTGACTAGAAGGCCAACTACGAACGAGGTTAATTAAACCTCACTACCTCTCACCATCTCATTTACAGCGTGTAATCCAGGTTGATAAAATTGAATTGACCAAGtctacgtaccaaaaaaaattaattaaaatagtaGACTCAAGAAACCAAACAAAACCTTTTAGTCTTTTACCATACTATATTTCCTAGAAATTTCCAGCTTCTTTAGCTATGTGTAGTACTATATATATGGCCTTACCCAAACTCTAATTTATTCCATTCATCACACATTCATACATATTACCTTATAtaccaaacaacaacaacaaaattctCAAATCACGTACTCAATTTGtttcgaaaaggaaattatattCATTAACTAATTTATCATGAAGCAAGATCAGCATGCAATGGGAATTCCAGTGGCAGCTCAGAATCAATCCGTTGTTACCGGGGAATTCTCTACCGGTCTTTGTGATTGTTTCTCCGACTGTTCTCTCTGTAAGTCGTCCATCTTCTATTCAATTGATAAATAATATAGTGAATTACTCCATATTATTTACCGCCTTGTTTTACCATGGGGTTAATACGTGGTACTTATCATCATTTAAAttatacgaaaatgataaaggtcgcaacatgcgacctttaagccgtgtcacaatgatgacgtgacatgcttatgtgtcatgcgACCTAAATTATATGTGTGTGCGCAGGTTGTTTGACATGTTGGTGTCCATGCATCACCTTTGGACGTATAGCAGAGATTGTTGATAGAGGCTCATCATGTAAGTATTATTAACTATTTAACCAACttgattaattttaattttgtggaTATTTGACATGAATAATTTGGATTAATTCTGATttgtggaaattaattaattaatgcagCATGTGGAGTGAGTGGAGCATTATATGCACTACTAATGGGATTAACTGGGTGTCAATGGATATATTCATGTACATATCGTTCAAAATTGAAGGCACAACTTGGAATGCCAGAAAATAGTTGTGGTGATTGTTGTACTCATTTTTGGTGTGAAGCTTGTTCTTTGTGCCAAGAGTACCGCGAACTACAACATCGTGGCTACGATCTTGCCCTCGGTACGTAATTAATCATTCATCTAATCTCTATTATACGATGTTCATATAGTACTCATGAAtccatattaaataaatatgaTGAAATAATGAAACTATTGTATTACTTCGTACTAAGGCCGTAAGGCCTGCTTTAAAATGAGATAAATCCGCAACCTTCACTTTTAATACTAAACTGTTATCCAATTGAGCTATGACTTTTTATATATTATCTTTgaaaaattaatataaatataatacaGAAAAAATAACTTGTGAAAAAAATTCTTacataatttcattaaatataataattaattgttattcacATAATACTTCGGGGCGTCGCCCGGACCAAAATACTACTAGTTAGTTATTAAACCGATGTAACTTGTGATAatgtattatattttaatttttactgAAAATTGATCGATTTGTTTAATTGGTTATGATTATAGGTTGGCAGGGGAATGCGGAGAAGCAAAACCAGGGAATGATGGCTCCATCTATGCCAGGTGGCATGACACGATAAGCTGGGTGATACTTGATCAACAGATActggaattaattaattaattaattgaaactGGAGAATAAAAGTGTGTTGTGTTGTATACTTGTGTTGTACTCGTAGATTATTTGACTGATTCAATCTTGTGTGattctttttaatttaattgtttgtatgaGTATCATTTTATCAAATGTTTAATTTGTGATGGTGTGAGTGTATTTATTTATTCGGATTAGTGAATAAGATAAAAGTTTTAACGAGCTGAGTATTTCTATTTTATTGCATTGTACTGCGTATGTTTATATATGCAATATCTATATTACGGAGTACCTAGCACTTCGTATTCACTATTTTGTAAGAGTACTACCTACGGAGTagagtatttatagttttggaGAAGTTAAGCTTCCATACAAGTATAAAACATTTCGAGTTATAAGACCACCTTCTCTAATACTCCTTTTGTTCCTTTCTTATTACAAGGAATTTCTTTTATGAGAAAACACGAGAAATTTAAAAGAAAAGATAAAAAGATTAATTCGAAATAGGCCGGTGTATATCTTTTAATAATGAaaagttattgttatgatcgaTATACAGTCTAGTAATGTGCCTCAACCCAAATttttatatgagactgtcctcaccatcaactgatggtgagaccagttcacacttgcgaatctaggtatgttacttctatttgttactttttttttatataattttagaggaggtacttttttagtttaggtatgttacttctatagtttagatctgttacttttttttatatagttttaaaggaggtacgctattggtttcgcgctcgtcacaccatcaagttgatggtgtggctggtctcacaggagatgCGCTAGTGCCTCAAACCATTTTTATTAGGAAAATGGTAAAATATTCGCCAAAGAATGCATGACAAGCGCCGTAACATTTCATCTGTGCATACCAAAACTTCCACAATGTTGTTAAATTGAGTTGCTATGTTCCTCTGCGCGTAAAGTGCATAAATACAAACGACCTGTTTTACGGGGTGTCAATTCAGATAAACGGATCGGATTTGGGTCGGATTTATCGGTTCGGGTTGATACAGGTTTATTTTGCGGTTCGGATCGGATCGTGTTCGAAAATCAATGAGTCCGATCAGTTCGGATTGATTAAGCACGGGTTCAAATCTGATCGGGTTCTATCGAATTATAATCGGGTCGGTCAGTTTGGGTCGGGTTGTAAATGGGTTTAGCCGGATTGTAACAGGTTCGgatcatatcgggtcgggttcatcgGATAAAATTCTGAAATGGGTCGGGTTGAACAGGTTTACCTGGATTACATCGGGTTCAGGTTCTTATCAGTTTGAGTTCTTATCATTTCGGTTCTTATCGGTTTGGGTTCATACAATGGGGATAAATCAGTAGCGAGATGAAATGGGTAGTTGGTTGTACTTCATGTCTGGTCAATTAAGttctaaattaaaaaattacaatAACAAGATTACTAAAATCACAATTTCAATACGTTTATAAGTTATAATATCAAGGCTTTAATTAGGGGACAAGGGCggtaactaacttttaaaaatgtTAAAAATTTAAGATCAGTAGCGGGATTAACGGGTTACGAGTTGAAAACGATTCGATTAAACGGGTCACgagttgtaaacggttcggattAAACGGATTTTCCTCGGGTTGAAACAGATCAGGTCATTAATGGGTTTCGAATCCATTCAATTAGGGATGAAACGGGTCGGGTTGTTGCGACACGGTTTGTTATCAGGTTTCGGATCTTAATCGggttaatatttatttttcgtatcggttcgggttcggatttaatataatcggatcggatcggGTTTCAGATTCCAGCTCGCGGCTTATTAATGGTTCGGGTTCTAAAAAACCGGGTCAACCCCAGCGGGTTCAACGGTCCAAGTTGAGAATTAACAGCTCTAGGTGTTTGTCCTAGTGATTAACATTATGACATGACATGTGTACAATAGGTCACATGTTCAAAATCTTTGAATCCCCTTTCCCCATgcatattttaattttgttacGTAAATATTAGACTCAAGTTGAGTTTTAAAATCCTCGCTTGGCACCCGGTGGTTTTAAAAGCAGATGAAACTTCCACGGTTTCATAGTGAGACTCTTCCGTGTAAAGATCAATCGTATAGAAAACCATGTTAAACCACCTGCAATGCTCTTATACCTTCTCCTTTAGACGCGCATATTTAATCCCTAACTTGTTCTTTTGAATCATGTGTGAGAATGTTGGAGTTGTTCCTCCAATATTATGCTTCAAAAGAAGGAAATGTTTTTTTTGTCCTACATTGATTAAAAAAACAATTTCTACTTTCTTTACATATACCACTACTCTATAACGATTTGTTAGAAGACATGAGAGGTGGGTCTAGTAACCACACACACGTGCGTTGGGCGTATAGCACGGCATGTTCACTGTTTTGGCCCTTTTACTCACCGTTATAATTTTTGGTCGTATAATCAGTGCGTCATTTACGTAACGGCTAATTGATTGTTTTAACGATTTTGTTTCTGTCAAATAAAATCATCATGATTTCTTGCTTTGGTTACGAAAGCAATCAAGGACTAATTTAtttattccttttttttataCCCAATTTTCCTATATAAGTCTCACCTTCCATCCAGAAAAGatatacacggaaaaataacttcttcatcttctccgtaaaataaaacgtaaaatcactagtggaaaatgactcatttgcatcgcatatttaaggtcatttgcgtcgcacattgtgcgacgcaaaaggtcgcgacgcaaatgactaaaagtcatttgcgtcgcacaaaagtgcgacgcaaataactctcatttgccacgcacattaagctaatgtgcgtggcaaatgaccttttggcgccaaaaaaaattagccatttgcgtcgcacattaagctaatgtgcgacgcaaatgactttgaatttcgtaaaaaaaataggtttcattttaatatatacatatatatatatatatatatatatatatatatatatatattaaaatgaaaccTATTATATAGTAAAATGGACAACTCATATTATTAAATAGAACAATAATTAGGCTAAAATCAGTGTAGTATCGAGCAACGTCCCAACAATCAAGGCCAAGGCATAGCAAGTGATGAGATCGAACGAAAAGCAAAAGACTGACTGTGATGCAAACAACATCAATTAGGCTAAAATCAGGTCTATTTAGCTACGAAAGCTGCTAAACCCCAAAAAAACACAATTTCTgatatttctctctcttcttcccaTGAACAATCAACCCAAAAAACATGCAATTATCCGAAAATCAACTTGGGAAaatcaaacttttcaaaattctCCTGATACACTCTGTTGAGCATACAAAACCTTTGGCCTAACAGACCATAATATCTGAGATATGTCCTCTCCTGGCTGCAGCACTCCaataatattatattcaactccATCTGCAGTGACAATTTCAGATGAGTTTCACATAATAACCAATTACaaacagcaaaaacaataaaatcagcATAAAGAAAATATCAGTGCTACACAAACAAATAAAACCGACATAAAGGCaaagaaataattaaattttactGACAATCTTAAGAACTACAACTAAAGGGAGATTCCAGAAAAATACAAAACTGCATAAACAAATTAACATGCATCATTGACGTTATGAACAGCAAAAGGTATACATCAGAGCCATGGTAGGATAATAACTGAAGGATTGCCTAGTATTTCTGAAAGAGTTCAAAAATATTCAGATTAAATTTACACAGAACATGTAAAACATTGAAAGGGTGCAAAGAAAAGAATCTCCCAAACTATTAGAGAAACAATTTTCAGATCAAGCCCCTTTTGCACAGTCTGATGCACTTCAAGAACAGAATTTAAGGCAATAAGAAAAGCTGTTAGAGAAATCCAAAAGAGAAGAATTGCTCTACCTCTTGCCCAGGCTCAAGTTTGATTTTCAGCAATTTGTGGCCAGCTTCTTCAAAATCTACACTGGACATAATTGTTAAATATATAGTTCTTCGGAGATTTATAAGGTTGGTTTCTGTTTCATCTTTTATCTGCATTTGCTTCTCTTCATCGTCTTCGTCGTCTTCATCatcgtcctcatcatcatcatttggTCTACTCTGGGCTACAACTGCAACCAAACAAAACCAATGAATAACAAGCTGTGGGATTGCCTATTAAGCAATATTTACAATATAAAATATCAAGAATATATACGCCATATGGGCTTGAAGGAAAAACAGAAGCCATAATACAGTTTACCAAAGCAGGGGAGAATCGAAAGAAACTTCCATTGCCAACCAAATACTGCAGATATTATTAAGAAATAGAAGTATGAAGTCTGAAATAAACAGCACAACTACTGCACAAGTCTCTTATTTGGTAATAAGGGATTCTAAACGTAAGTAATTAATACCATCGTCTATAAGATTTGAATTTTTCATAACAAATTTTATCTCCAAATCCTCAAACTTGTTCATCATCACAAAATCACGAGGAGAATTGGACAAAATCATAGCGAACAGAAACGGAACGCCTGAAAATCTGTAAGAGTTTATGGGACTACAACCAACACAACGACATTCAAACCGACA
This sequence is a window from Spinacia oleracea cultivar Varoflay chromosome 1, BTI_SOV_V1, whole genome shotgun sequence. Protein-coding genes within it:
- the LOC110786825 gene encoding protein PLANT CADMIUM RESISTANCE 2, whose translation is MKQDQHAMGIPVAAQNQSVVTGEFSTGLCDCFSDCSLCCLTCWCPCITFGRIAEIVDRGSSSCGVSGALYALLMGLTGCQWIYSCTYRSKLKAQLGMPENSCGDCCTHFWCEACSLCQEYRELQHRGYDLALGWQGNAEKQNQGMMAPSMPGGMTR
- the LOC110786824 gene encoding cell number regulator 10-like, coding for MKPQQPAAMGIPVGQGTAPFAPLNQPAAAVADFSTGLCDCFSDIDLCCLTCWCPCITFGRIAEIVDKGSSSCGTSGALYSLIMGLTMCQWIYSCTYRTKLKAQLGMQENNCGDCCTHFWCEPCALVQEYRELQRLGYDLALGWHGNMERQNQGIVMPPSVPGGMTR